One Theropithecus gelada isolate Dixy chromosome 3, Tgel_1.0, whole genome shotgun sequence genomic window carries:
- the THAP5 gene encoding THAP domain-containing protein 5 isoform X1, whose protein sequence is MMPRYCAAICCKNRRGRNNKDRKLSFYPFPLHDKERLEKWLKNMKRDSWVPSKYQFLCSDHFTPDSLDIRWGIRYLKQTAVPTIFSLPEDNQGKDPSKKKSQKKNLEDEKEVCPKAKSEESFVLNETKKNIVNTNVPPQHPELLHSSSLVKPPAPKTGSIQNNMLTLNLVKQHTGKPESTLETSVYQDTGIGDFHTCFEDLNSTTITLTTSNSESIHQSLETQDVLEVTTNHLANPNFTSNSMEIKSAQENPFLFSTINQTVEELNTSKESVIAIFVPAENSKPSVNSFISTQKETMEMEDIDIEDSLYKDVDYGTEVLQIEHSYCRQDINKEHLWQKVSKLHSKITLLELKEQQTLGRLKSLEALVRQLKQENWLSEENVKIIENHFTTYEVTMI, encoded by the exons ATGATGCCCCGCTATTGCGCAGCGATTTGTTGTAAGAACCGCCGGGGACGAAACAATAAAGACCGGAAGCTGAGTTTTTATCC attTCCTCTACATGACAAAGAAAGACTGGAAAAGTGGTTAAAGAATATGAAGCGAGATTCATGGGTTCCCAGTAAATACCAGTTTCTATGTAGTGACCATTTTACTCCTGACTCTCTTGACATCAGATGGGGTATTCGATATTTAAAACAAACTGCAGTTCCAACAATATTTTCTTTGCCTGAAGACAATCAG ggAAAAGAcccttctaaaaaaaaatcccagaagaaaaacttggaagatgagaaagaagtATGCCCAAAAGCCAAGTCAGAAGAATCATTTGTattaaatgagacaaagaaaaatatagttaaCACAAATGTGCCCCCTCAACACCCAGAATTACTTCATTCATCTTCCTTGGTAAAGCCACCAGCTCCCAAAACAGGAAGTATACAAAATAACATGTTAACTCTTAATCTAGTTAAACAACATACTGGGAAACCAGAATCTACCTTGGAAACATCAGTTTACCAAGATACAGGTATAGGTGATTTTCACACATGTTTTGAGGATCTGAATTCTACAACCATTACTTTGACAACTTCAAATTCAGAAAGTATTCATCAATCTTTGGAAACCCAAGACGTTCTTGAAGTAACTACCAATCATCTTGCTAATCCAAACTTCACAAGTAATTCCATGGAAATAAAGTCAGCACAGGAAAATCCGTTCTTATTCAGCACAATTAATCAAACAGTTGAAGAATTAAATACAAGTAAAGAATCTGTTATTGCCATTTTTGTACCTGCAGAAAATTCTAAACCTTCAGTTAATTCTTTTATATCTACCCAAAAAGAAACTATGGAAATGGAAGACATAGACATCGAAGACTCCTTGTATAAGGATGTAGACTATGGGACAGAAGTTTTACAAATCGAACATTCTTACTGCAGACAAGATATAAATAAGGAACATCTTTGGCAGAAAGTCTCTAAGCTACATTCAAAGATAACTCTTCTAGAGTTAAAAGAGCAACAAACTCTAGGTAGACTGAAGTCTTTggaagctcttgtaaggcagttaAAGCAGGAAAACTGGCTATCTGAAGAAAATGTCAAGATTATAGAAAACCATTTTACAACATATGAAGTTACTATGATATAG
- the THAP5 gene encoding THAP domain-containing protein 5 isoform X2, whose product MLTLNLVKQHTGKPESTLETSVYQDTGIGDFHTCFEDLNSTTITLTTSNSESIHQSLETQDVLEVTTNHLANPNFTSNSMEIKSAQENPFLFSTINQTVEELNTSKESVIAIFVPAENSKPSVNSFISTQKETMEMEDIDIEDSLYKDVDYGTEVLQIEHSYCRQDINKEHLWQKVSKLHSKITLLELKEQQTLGRLKSLEALVRQLKQENWLSEENVKIIENHFTTYEVTMI is encoded by the coding sequence ATGTTAACTCTTAATCTAGTTAAACAACATACTGGGAAACCAGAATCTACCTTGGAAACATCAGTTTACCAAGATACAGGTATAGGTGATTTTCACACATGTTTTGAGGATCTGAATTCTACAACCATTACTTTGACAACTTCAAATTCAGAAAGTATTCATCAATCTTTGGAAACCCAAGACGTTCTTGAAGTAACTACCAATCATCTTGCTAATCCAAACTTCACAAGTAATTCCATGGAAATAAAGTCAGCACAGGAAAATCCGTTCTTATTCAGCACAATTAATCAAACAGTTGAAGAATTAAATACAAGTAAAGAATCTGTTATTGCCATTTTTGTACCTGCAGAAAATTCTAAACCTTCAGTTAATTCTTTTATATCTACCCAAAAAGAAACTATGGAAATGGAAGACATAGACATCGAAGACTCCTTGTATAAGGATGTAGACTATGGGACAGAAGTTTTACAAATCGAACATTCTTACTGCAGACAAGATATAAATAAGGAACATCTTTGGCAGAAAGTCTCTAAGCTACATTCAAAGATAACTCTTCTAGAGTTAAAAGAGCAACAAACTCTAGGTAGACTGAAGTCTTTggaagctcttgtaaggcagttaAAGCAGGAAAACTGGCTATCTGAAGAAAATGTCAAGATTATAGAAAACCATTTTACAACATATGAAGTTACTATGATATAG